In Liquorilactobacillus nagelii DSM 13675, the following proteins share a genomic window:
- a CDS encoding LysR family transcriptional regulator — protein sequence MNIKDLKYFHQLIKDKNFSKVAAHFSVSQPTITLAIKRIEKKFGSRLFIRDQSHHELQVTASGYQLDEHIQQVLNEMATAQKELQRINSTKILFGLPPIIGTYYFPAVTPALLRQGLMKNLETFETGSKDMLQLLIKGSLDLALIASMQPIEQHQIMAQVFKSYDFKIIVSPKHHLAQQPKIAFKDLKKESFIVLNEGFIHNTAFKRLCRQHDFQPNVVYQTSDVHVLKAMVKENIGIAFLTEIAVPANEELVSLALVDPQQPHFLISLAYRKNYHLGEIQQKLIKILTSKAQQE from the coding sequence ATGAATATTAAAGACTTAAAATATTTTCATCAGCTTATAAAAGATAAAAATTTTTCAAAAGTTGCAGCACATTTTTCAGTTAGCCAACCAACAATTACATTGGCGATTAAACGAATTGAAAAAAAGTTTGGCAGCCGACTTTTTATCCGCGATCAATCCCATCATGAATTACAGGTAACTGCTAGTGGCTATCAACTGGATGAACATATTCAGCAGGTGTTAAATGAAATGGCGACTGCTCAAAAAGAATTGCAAAGAATTAATAGCACGAAGATTTTGTTTGGTTTACCACCAATTATTGGCACCTATTATTTTCCAGCGGTAACTCCTGCTTTATTACGTCAAGGATTGATGAAAAACCTTGAAACCTTTGAAACCGGGTCAAAAGATATGTTGCAGTTGCTAATAAAAGGTTCTTTAGATTTAGCTCTAATAGCTTCGATGCAACCTATTGAACAACACCAAATTATGGCGCAAGTGTTTAAAAGTTATGATTTTAAAATTATTGTCAGTCCTAAACATCATTTAGCCCAACAGCCAAAAATTGCTTTTAAGGATTTAAAAAAGGAATCATTTATTGTTTTAAATGAGGGCTTTATTCATAACACGGCGTTTAAACGTCTTTGTCGCCAACATGACTTTCAACCAAATGTGGTTTATCAAACTAGTGATGTCCATGTTTTAAAAGCCATGGTTAAAGAAAATATTGGGATCGCTTTTTTAACTGAAATTGCAGTTCCAGCTAATGAAGAATTAGTTTCATTGGCCTTGGTTGATCCGCAACAGCCGCATTTCTTAATCTCGCTGGCTTATCGTAAAAATTATCATCTAGGCGAAATTCAACAAAAATTAATTAAAATTTTAACCTCAAAGGCTCAGCAAGAATAA